A region of Thermovibrio ammonificans HB-1 DNA encodes the following proteins:
- a CDS encoding right-handed parallel beta-helix repeat-containing protein, which yields MKKLIKTVSLALAWAALSGAARAESPLVVEKNPPKVYLEKYYKKQVIVPYFKHPKLILPKKLEKRVSIPSFEEVRKRYSPEKLSKPFRKTKVHQVSLVPVKFMFFLPFEDYFLKWSKYPNLKMVILEKGNFTLEELHRIVGNRYLEKNSRHTYTLKAPMFIGEKAKLFIKGETLRLAFNPGAPIMNAGELKIVNSTVLTWDTEKNRYLPLGKIPKEAYYLYGVIPQRPHILTIRGGKVTVVGSTVKGLGYRGLFSSFGISVSQWELENKLFHSPIANLFINLSVPLKEFETPQFVELFTLHRKPVAYIVGNNLEDNFMGFYSNNTKRAVLIANILRDNFQYNVDPHDWSRNLIVGYNLIEGAHKAHGIVFSRYVTGKIFRNLCMGNHGAGVMMDRRSSALIEGNVLLGNRLGGVSLLESDNVFIEKNFIMRNGAYGVYVRNSLNAQVMNNRIRRNLGSGTEVSVINILYQSYRNLYRDPFHLAASAWTQGNSYEDNLKSAIKTFFGGIAIYKNGFKASPFIFSGDLTPYTEEILKYQNSRPVIVPGIGDPSLIRETVPEFKEAFLKLEQNLLKAGNREALVPIALMRIIEAREQVEKGISSVKEFKSSALASGVKLLIEAAQNGQADAVLELGLTALSLAEEGSPLFKEGEVLLSEAAILGSNKAYYSLYLLPILKDRKEKENVEIAFKEAQRRIREGVLLESKVWGVEPAEREAEAEEAVKLSYRKFRKLEAKFGGVWGVLDAKAERIADKAFQKKLARMEKRIKRKNVRFYRYFRWEENVLKKVGDEYLEQNPDLIRFIEKKLTVSKVWRLKLKMTGKSDFEEVKPEIADILSKMNQLRPKDKQVDIEAELSRIKRRYFGEEVH from the coding sequence AAAACTGGAAAAGAGAGTATCAATCCCCTCGTTTGAAGAGGTCAGGAAACGGTACTCCCCCGAAAAGCTGTCTAAGCCTTTCAGAAAGACGAAGGTTCATCAGGTCAGCCTCGTACCGGTGAAGTTCATGTTCTTCCTTCCCTTTGAAGACTACTTTCTCAAGTGGAGTAAGTACCCGAACCTTAAGATGGTTATCCTCGAGAAGGGTAACTTCACCCTCGAGGAGCTTCACAGAATTGTGGGTAACCGCTACCTTGAGAAGAACAGTAGGCACACTTACACCCTAAAAGCCCCGATGTTCATAGGGGAGAAGGCAAAGCTCTTTATAAAGGGAGAAACCCTTAGGCTTGCTTTTAACCCCGGCGCCCCCATAATGAACGCCGGAGAGCTGAAAATAGTAAACTCAACGGTCCTCACCTGGGATACAGAGAAGAACCGGTACCTGCCGCTGGGAAAAATCCCGAAGGAGGCCTACTACCTCTACGGGGTAATCCCCCAGAGGCCCCACATACTCACGATAAGGGGAGGAAAAGTCACCGTTGTAGGCTCAACGGTAAAGGGGCTGGGATACAGGGGCCTCTTCTCCTCCTTTGGAATTTCGGTAAGTCAGTGGGAGCTGGAGAATAAACTCTTCCACTCTCCCATAGCCAACCTGTTCATAAATCTGTCGGTTCCGCTGAAAGAGTTTGAAACGCCGCAGTTTGTAGAGCTCTTCACGCTCCACAGAAAACCGGTTGCATACATTGTAGGGAACAACCTGGAAGATAACTTCATGGGTTTCTACTCCAACAACACGAAAAGGGCCGTTTTGATAGCAAACATTCTGAGGGACAACTTCCAGTATAACGTTGACCCCCACGACTGGAGCAGGAACTTAATCGTAGGCTACAACCTCATAGAGGGGGCCCACAAAGCCCACGGAATCGTCTTCTCCAGGTACGTTACGGGAAAAATCTTTAGAAACCTCTGCATGGGCAACCACGGAGCGGGCGTGATGATGGATAGGCGCTCGTCTGCCCTTATAGAGGGGAACGTTCTGCTGGGGAACAGGCTCGGAGGGGTTTCCCTCCTTGAAAGCGACAACGTGTTCATAGAGAAGAACTTTATTATGAGGAACGGAGCCTACGGGGTTTACGTGAGGAACAGCCTCAATGCCCAGGTGATGAACAACCGGATAAGGAGGAATCTGGGCTCAGGGACGGAGGTTTCGGTTATAAACATCCTCTACCAGAGTTACAGAAACTTATACAGGGACCCCTTCCACCTTGCGGCCTCGGCCTGGACACAGGGCAACAGCTACGAAGACAACCTAAAAAGCGCCATAAAAACGTTTTTCGGCGGAATAGCCATATACAAAAACGGCTTTAAGGCGAGCCCCTTCATCTTCAGCGGGGATTTAACCCCTTACACCGAGGAGATTTTGAAGTACCAAAACTCCCGCCCGGTAATAGTTCCGGGAATCGGGGACCCCAGCCTTATAAGGGAAACGGTTCCGGAGTTTAAAGAGGCCTTCCTCAAGCTCGAGCAGAACCTGTTGAAGGCCGGGAACAGGGAGGCCCTTGTACCGATAGCGCTGATGAGGATTATAGAGGCGAGGGAGCAGGTAGAAAAAGGCATAAGCAGCGTTAAAGAGTTCAAGAGCTCGGCCTTGGCATCGGGGGTGAAGCTCCTGATAGAAGCGGCACAGAACGGCCAAGCCGATGCAGTTTTAGAGCTGGGTCTTACGGCCCTCTCCCTTGCAGAAGAGGGCTCTCCCCTTTTTAAAGAGGGGGAGGTTCTCCTCTCGGAGGCGGCCATTCTCGGCTCCAACAAAGCCTACTACTCACTCTACCTGCTGCCCATTTTGAAAGACCGAAAAGAGAAGGAAAACGTTGAGATAGCTTTTAAAGAGGCTCAGAGGCGCATCAGAGAAGGGGTGCTCCTGGAGAGTAAAGTCTGGGGAGTTGAACCGGCCGAAAGGGAAGCGGAAGCGGAAGAGGCGGTGAAGCTCTCCTACAGGAAGTTCAGGAAGCTCGAGGCAAAGTTTGGAGGAGTTTGGGGAGTTTTAGACGCAAAAGCAGAGAGAATAGCAGATAAGGCATTCCAGAAAAAACTTGCACGTATGGAGAAGAGGATAAAGAGAAAAAACGTTCGCTTCTACCGCTACTTCCGTTGGGAGGAAAACGTCCTTAAAAAGGTCGGAGACGAGTACCTGGAGCAGAACCCGGACCTCATAAGGTTCATAGAAAAGAAGCTTACCGTCTCGAAAGTATGGCGGCTCAAGCTCAAAATGACCGGGAAGTCCGACTTTGAGGAGGTTAAACCGGAAATAGCGGATATCCTCTCGAAGATGAACCAACTCAGACCGAAAGACAAACAGGTAGACATCGAGGCCGAACTTTCCAGAATTAAGAGGAGGTACTTCGGTGAGGAAGTTCATTAA